One window of the Rufibacter radiotolerans genome contains the following:
- a CDS encoding carboxypeptidase regulatory-like domain-containing protein: protein MSRNNLPAEWGPEEHPPMEMLRQYQAGALPPDLRHQVERHLLSCELCSDMVEGMAIARPARVRLAVRETHGRLKHLLAQKKRKRKVFQWPIWQTAAVLLVLAFAIAEVIYHHYFAQPSGHFTQNTQPAANSSQLTGVVTDAAGQKLEGATVQVEESSSRVTTGPGGQFTLDLPAEGATLVITSPGFQPKKITVTPGNKSVNIILDKKE from the coding sequence ATGAGCAGGAATAACCTCCCCGCTGAGTGGGGTCCGGAGGAACATCCGCCCATGGAAATGCTGCGGCAATACCAGGCCGGAGCCCTGCCCCCTGACCTGCGCCACCAGGTGGAACGGCACCTGCTGTCCTGTGAGCTGTGCTCAGACATGGTGGAGGGTATGGCCATTGCCCGCCCCGCCCGCGTGCGGCTAGCGGTGCGCGAGACGCATGGCCGCCTCAAGCACCTGCTGGCCCAGAAGAAGCGCAAGAGAAAAGTTTTCCAGTGGCCCATCTGGCAGACCGCCGCCGTGCTGCTGGTGCTGGCCTTTGCTATAGCCGAGGTGATTTATCACCACTATTTCGCGCAGCCCAGCGGTCATTTCACCCAGAACACCCAGCCTGCTGCCAACTCCTCCCAGTTGACCGGCGTGGTAACAGATGCGGCTGGGCAGAAACTGGAGGGCGCCACCGTGCAGGTAGAAGAAAGTTCTTCTAGGGTTACTACCGGGCCCGGTGGGCAGTTCACGCTGGATCTCCCAGCAGAAGGGGCTACTTTGGTCATCACCAGTCCCGGCTTCCAGCCGAAAAAAATCACCGTTACCCCAGGCAATAAATCCGTAAACATCATTCTGGACAAGAAAGAATAA